The Desulfitobacterium chlororespirans DSM 11544 DNA segment CGTTTCCCTATCAGGAGACCTTAATGACCAGGGAAGCACCCGTGTCGCCGGCGGCGCATCCTGTGAACAAACCATAACCGCCTCCCAGCATTACCAGTTCTTCAACCATTTCAATAATGGTCCGGCCGGCCGTCGGCCCTTGAGGATGCCCATAAACCAGTGAGCAGCCGTAGTTATTCATATTCATGACATCCAGACCCATTTGATTGGCCATAAACAAATCATTTCCTGTAAAAGGATTGTGAGATTTAATAGCTTTCAAGTCTTTGGTTCCGATACCTACCTTGTCCAAAGCCATTTTTGAGGCAGGAACTACAGCTGCCGCCATATGAGCTTTCTCAGCACGGGCATAACCATAAGCAAGAATTTGAATCTTGATGTTTTTATCCTTACTCAGTTCCCGGGCTTTATCTTGCGTTGTGACGATTAACCCGCAATTGCCATCAGCCGGATGGGTTTGGGCACCGAAGGAATGTACTCCTCCGGGAATAACCGCTTTCAACGGGGCTAAGGTCTCATAAGTTGAATCAGTGACACCATCGTCCCCTTCAAGGATGCCTGTTTTCTTTTTGCTGATTTTATATTCCACAGGGAACATATAGCGTTTTTGAAAAGCTCTGTCATTGGCCAAAGCATCATTATATTGTTCGTAACGTCTGGCTGTGACCCGGTCCACATCCTCCTTGGTAATTCCGCCGGCTTTGGCCACCACATTTTCAGCCGTTTGGATCATTGCTGAGC contains these protein-coding regions:
- a CDS encoding thiolase family protein, whose amino-acid sequence is MYSKAYIPYGGYYSTPFARWQGVLQNEHSVELAAATAKRWFASKGIDPKIFEYLVLGKTIGQLHTFYAAPWAAALMGAPDIPGLHITQACSTSTTCLSQAASSIETGLYDTSFCLLADRASNGPFTLWPNPMGPGGELIKESWMMDNFAADPWAGSAMIQTAENVVAKAGGITKEDVDRVTARRYEQYNDALANDRAFQKRYMFPVEYKISKKKTGILEGDDGVTDSTYETLAPLKAVIPGGVHSFGAQTHPADGNCGLIVTTQDKARELSKDKNIKIQILAYGYARAEKAHMAAAVVPASKMALDKVGIGTKDLKAIKSHNPFTGNDLFMANQMGLDVMNMNNYGCSLVYGHPQGPTAGRTIIEMVEELVMLGGGYGLFTGCAAGDTGASLVIKVS